The nucleotide window atcatGCTTCTTTTACTTGTATTAAATATGTGACTCATCCTGCCTTTATTTGTTATTGGATTTCATTACTAAAAATGAAAGGAGTTCAAGTAAACTACCagccttgaaaaatatttcaagtaaattAGTTGACTTACTGAAATTTCCATCTGCCTACATTTTTTACCAGCCTTACAATTAATTAGCAGCCTCACCTTCATCCTTCATTTTCTGATTACCCATGTCATTTGTTTTCCTGatgtagtgtgtgcctgtagccaGACTTACCTGTCAGAAAATTCCATGTGAAAAGGAAAAGTGTAATGTCTTCTTGACTTAGAAACCTGTGTACATTTCCATACTTGTATTTCAGAGACATGCTTGATTTAGCAGGGAGTTAAACTATATATAAATCTTTTGGCACTGCagattcagaaaagagaaaatgtttttataatactGTCTACATAATGGGATTTTAAATCTAGCTTTCCAAGTTTTactctatatttttaaagtacagtaaAACTTAGAAATTGAAATGGGTGgatatttgtttacatatctATTCTGAATGTGATTGTACTTGGGGCAAGTTATAGTAATTAACTGATAGTTGGCTTTAGTCTtttgtgttttgtagttttatccAGGTAATATTTTTGCctaactaaaagaaaacaatttttgcCTTGTCTGGAGGAAGTTCAAATAATTGCTGGTAATGTGTCAGACAGCttcattttaatcaaagaaatgaactcatttttaatagaaattttcatTGTGCTATGCTACTTGAATTTTTTATGCCTAAGTAGAGCATAATAATGAGAAGGATAATGATATTTAGATCATAGCTCTAGTTTATTAAAGTAGAGACAAATACAGCATTTCTTTtggtaaaaattatttgctttggaAGTAGAAGCTTGAGTTTTATTGAAATGGATATGAAATATAATtggtctttttgcttttttaaatttcttagaaCTTTTCAATGACAAGAGTAATACTCATGAATTTGTAAACCTAGTGAAAGAACTAGCTCTACCTGGAGAACTGACTCAGAGCAGAAGTTATGATTTTGAATTTATGCAAGTTGAAAAGCCATATGAATCTTACATCGGTGCCAATGTCCGCTTGAGGTATGAATGTGTATCAGAAACTGTAAttgtagcctgggcaatatagcaagaccccagctctacaaaagaacaacaacaaaaaaaattagctgggcctgatggcatatacctgtagtgccagctactcaggaggctgaagcaggaggatcgactgagcccaggagtttgaggcttcagtgagctataatgacaccactgtactccagcctgggtaacagaatgagggccccatctcaaaaaaataaagaaagaagctgTAAACATAGTCAAAACCAGAAAGTAATGGTTATTATTGGTATCTTATTCAAATTCCTAATTATAATtctggattagaagacttaagaTTCTTAAAAAGTCTGTCACATATTTTGAATGGCTAATGCTGATCTGAGGTTTATTGAGAGCTTTCAAACATTGTAAATTTGGAGAACCCCTTAGGAGAAGTTGTAATCATATACTTCCCTTGTGTGAATTGTCCCTTGGGCACTTCATTTGTCCTGTAAACTGAATTACTCTCTAAATCCATGAGATTCTCAGCAATTCTCATTTAGTACATGGTTAAGAAGTGATCTGAAGCCCCAAAGAGGCTGACTACCTAGCAGAACCGGAGTAGAAACCCTATTTTCTAAGTTCCCAGTCCAATGTCCTTTCCCTTCACCAAGTCTTCAAGCAGGAAGCCAGGGATGCCTCAGAGTCCAGGGCTATTGGAAATATGAATGTATCAGGTCTGAGATCCTCCTTTCATTGTTTAACTTGGGTTATCCATCTAGAAAGATCCAAAATTCCAAGTAGCAGTGCCTTAACTAgatagggatttaaaaaaaaaagttatctggaGAGATTTCTTCATGTAGGCTTGATGACAGCTCTCTTAACTCATCTGAAAAGCATTTATACTGTCTTTAAAATtgaactttgtatttttttcatgttgggggcatttaaaagaaaagtagaatttCTTTATGAAGTAATGAAGTAAGGTGATCCTAAGGAGTTCCAGTAAAGAGAAAGCTGAGTTGCAGTTAATGTTTACTCatttaaaacactaaaatttaTCACAGGTGATTTAACTCGTCCTCTCCATTTTGTAGGTATTTTCTTAAAGTGACAATAGTAAGAAGACTGACAGACTTGGTAAAAGAATATGATCTTATTGTTCACCAGCTTGCCACCTATCCTGATGTTAACAACTCTATTAAGATGGAAGTGGGCATTGAAGATTGTCTACATATAGAATTTGAATATAATAAATCAAAGTAAGTACCTTTCACAGATAAATGTTCagggaaaattaaaaactgaacttTTCAGGTCTTTGTAAATTTGTCAAAATAAGGATAGAATTGACATTAATCTGATATTAACACACCAACAGTATCTGAGCTAAGAGAACCTTCAAGGGTTTGGTCTGGCTTCCAACCCAGTACAGATGTCTTTCATATTCTATTGCTGATAACTCTGCTTGGCTACTTTTTTGTAGAGGATCTCACCATCTCAGAAGGCAGCCAATCCTATGGTGTCTGTAAAATTTTATCTTACTGGTTTGATACCACATCATCCTGGCCAtctcttttcacatattttcacCTTTACCACTTAAACCATTACTAATATCCTTTTGTATATCTTTCCATGGGGGGGAGAACGACAGTATATTcagattatattttgtttattgtttaatgccttttaaaacttaattatggaaaatttcaaacgtATACCAAAATATATGAACAGTATActgaataatataatgaatactCACATAAACATTGCCCAGCTCCAACAGTTATCAATACATAGTCAGATTTGTTTTATCTGTATTCAGCTTCTACACTCCACATAGATTATATTGAAGCAAATTccagatttataatttaattcataatttGCTTCAGTATAATCTATGGGGGGAGTGTATGTATCATTTCATACATGGACCAACatgttttcagaaatattatttgtaagaacaaaaaaatcaaaggctATTTAGATCCCCATCAGtagaatagttaaataaattatggtccaACCATACTGTGGGATGCCAAAGAGTTAAAAAGATTGAGACAAATGTGTATTTACTTCTCCAGAAGAGTATCCATgatatattattaagtgaaaaggcTAGCCACAAAAACAGCATATATAATATTATAgtattccatttttgtaaaataataatgtatttagaTATGAATAGAAAAGAGCCTGCCATGATATACACCAAGCTGATAACAGTGGTTATCTTTAGAGGATaaattatgtatttactatatacATCTCTGTTATCTGAATGTTCTATGACAAGCTTATGTTCTGTCtgttcagaaaaatgtttttaaaaataaaacattatgtaTCATTATAAATATAACTACAATACTGTtacatctaaaaatattaataattctttactATCTTCATATATTCAGTGTTCACATTTCCCTAATTATCTCATAAATGTCTTTTCTCACATGATTTTGTTCAAATCAGTATCCAAACAAGGTCCATATATTGCATTTGGTTGTTTGGGTCTTAAATCTCTTAAGTTTTCCCCCTATTTTTTTCGTTAAactttatttgttgaagaaatagaCGTAACCTGTATTATTCCCCTCCTACACATTCTTCTGTTATGTGATTTCTTTATTAGTTGTCACTCCCAGGTTTATATCACTGAAAATGTGATAAGTATGCCTTCAGtgtcttaaaattatattgttgATAAAATTATCAGATAGTTTGGGCCCTAAAACTTATCACTGAAGCCTCTCTTTAGACTAACACAATTGTATTAATCAACTCTTAGGATATTATTTTGAGATCCAAACCTGGGAGGAGGCTAAAAAGTCCTCTAGGTAGTATAGGGATTCCCAGGTTTAATACCACATCATTTCAAGGTACCTGGGAATAGTCTTTGAGTTAAAACTCAAACCTAGGGAGGTAGCCCTATTAATCTCTCTCTGTAGCCAGATGATTTACATTAGCTGAACtattctttcacttagaataataaTGATACTACACTCTCATGTAGAGcttttaatgttgaaaatatctttatacaccaaataaatatttcaagtacaaaaatcttttttttttttttttttttttttttgagacagagtctcgctctgttgtctgggctagagtgccgtggtgtcagcctagctcacagcaacctcaaactcctgggcttaagcaatccttctgcctcagcctcccgagtaactgggactataggcatgcgccaccatgcccggctaatttttctatatatatatttttagctgtccatataatttctttctatttttagtagagatggggtctcactcttgctcaggctggtcttgaactcctgagcttgagcgatcctcccgccttggcctcccagagtgctaggattacaggcgtgagccacgtgCTTGGCCCAAAAATCTAATTTTCCATTACATGCTTAGGTTCTCTGGAAACTAAGTTAGCATTTAAGTAGGACCAACAATTAATCAGGCTAATTATTCCCTCTGAAGTATATTGATGGTCAAGTTTCAGTTATTAGCATAGTGAAATAAGtacttttttgaaaaaagggGACATTAAACATGTGAATAGTGAAAATGGTAatcttaaataattattatactaaAGTTAGCTCAGTCTTTCAGGACATGTTTCACTCTTTTTGTTTAAACTGATATTTAATAAGAGAACTTCTTTCCCAATAGGTATCATTTAAAGGATGTGATTGTTGGGAAAATTTACTTCTTAttagtaagaataaaaatacaacatatggAGTTACAACTGATCAAAAAAGAGATCACAGGAATTGGTAAGTTGAATTAAAATTCCTTGTTTTAGttgaaatcacaaaatattatttaaactgtCAGTAAgttaatgcttttttaaaaattaatttttgaataggtaataaattcacatggttcaaaaataaagtataaaagacTAAACAGTAAAAAGTGCCCTATTTCTGTACTCTAGCTACTCGTAGgtatttataagttttaaagtCTTTCTAGGTGATTATATAAGTACCTATATATTATACACACCCCTTTTTACTTAAATGGTgatgtataatacatattttgctttttcacttaacagtataTCTTAGAGATCAATATCATAGCAATGTGTAgagtatttcatcttttttatagtattccattttattgatATACTGGAATTGAATCAGTCCACTATTAGTGGACATACaagttgtttccagtcttttgctattacaaataatgctttaATTAGTAATGTCATTTTGCATGTATGTGGACATGTGCACAAGATAAAATCTTAGTTGAATTACTGGGTCACAGggtatatttgtttataattctgTTACATATtatcagtttgttctttttaggGGTTATGCCAATTTGCATTGGTATCAGCAATGAATGTAGGAAAGCCTTTTTTGCCCCCATATTCTCACCAGCACAGTGTTATAAAAACTTGAAGCCAATCTCATGGGTAAGGAAGAAAAAGTACTCCATTgtagttttgagatttttttttttttttttgagacaagagtttTGTGCTGTTgtccccagctagagtgcagtggtgtcaccatagctcactgcaatctcaaattcctgggttcaagtgatcctcctgcctcagcctcctatttttggtagagacaaggtctcgcttttgctcaggctggtctcaaactcctgaccttaaatgatctgcctgccttggcctcccaaagtgagccaccatgcccagccaaaatcTTTTGTTATGgattcttcccctccccccagctttattgaggtataattggcaaataaagattgtatatattcaaggtgtacaatgggatattttgataaatatatatatatgttgtaaaatgattaccacaattaAGCTAATCAGCATATCccattgtagttttaattcaCAATTTTCTCATTCTGACTGAGGGTGAGCATCTTTTCGTGTGTATAAaaactatttgtatttcttttctctaaactGCTCGTATCTGTTGCTCCATTTTATATGGGACTATTactctttttcttactgatttgtagaaactatattttagaaaaatcaatccTTTATCTGTATTAAGAGTAGCTAAAATTTTCCCCAGTTTGTCTTGCCTGTTGTGGTTTATGCCATTTAGAGGTTCTTGGTGTTTATATAGTCagatttatcagtttttccttttatggccTCTGGGTTTTGTACCATGGTTAGAAAGGTCTTTTTCACACTGaagttctaaaaataattttctgtgcttGATTCTACTAAAATAATGAATTGTGGTTTGgggattttgtgttttttttaaattttaattcatttggaaTTTGTTCTGATGTAAGTATGAGGTATGGATCCAGGTTTACCTTTTTCCAGATAGCTGACTAGTTGCCCCAATATCATTTATTGTTTCAtcactactttttaattttaattagtataTAGATTTACTTTGTCCCCTttaactttgttcattttttgctCAAAATAATTTAGGCAAtactttttaagaatttataatcagtaggccaagcatggtggctcatacctataatcctagcactttgggaggcgtagatgggaggtttgcttgaggccaggagttcaagaccatcctcagcaagaatgagacctggtctctacaaaaaaatagaaaaattagccaggcatagtattgtacgcctgtagtcccagctactcagaaggctgaggggAGAGAATCatttgagtctaggagtttgaggttgcagtaagctatgatgatgccactgcactctagcctggagacagagggagactctgcctaaaaaaaaaaaaggaatttttaattataaacatttgtgaTTTCTTAAGTTCTGTGTTTCTACCTGTTAGTAAATTTAAGtgattttaagatattaaaaCCAAACTTCAGCTTccaatttgttgttttaaaagagattgtttatttaagcttttttctaattataaaaattatatgctattatagaaaaattttaacatcatttatttatGGCACTAGGACCCAGTACCACAACGGAAACAGAAACAATCGCCAAATATGAAATAATGGATGGTGCACCAGTAAAAGGTAACACACTTTTCAGTTACTTCTTTGTGTAGTGCAAACAGCAGTGTTGGTGGTGtttagtttgtatttatttagtgTGAAACTATTTGTGAATTCTTAAAACTATTGTTAATAATGATGGTTTTTAGGGTCATCTTTTGTATAGCTGCTAAGAAGACTGCAATCGTACTTCCTAGTCTGAAATAAGGTTTAATTTTTCACTCagtttaaatttagaatttttttttttttttttttgagacagagtctcactctgttgcccaggctagagtgccgtggcgtcagcctagctcacagcaacctcaaactcctgggctcaagcaatcctcttgcctcagcctcctgagtagct belongs to Lemur catta isolate mLemCat1 chromosome 14, mLemCat1.pri, whole genome shotgun sequence and includes:
- the VPS26A gene encoding vacuolar protein sorting-associated protein 26A; the protein is MSFLGGFFGPICEIDIVLNDGETRKMAEMKTEDGKVEKHYLFYDGESVSGKVNLAFKQPGKRLEHQGIRIEFVGQIELFNDKSNTHEFVNLVKELALPGELTQSRSYDFEFMQVEKPYESYIGANVRLRYFLKVTIVRRLTDLVKEYDLIVHQLATYPDVNNSIKMEVGIEDCLHIEFEYNKSKYHLKDVIVGKIYFLLVRIKIQHMELQLIKKEITGIGPSTTTETETIAKYEIMDGAPVKGESIPIRLFLAGYDPTPTMRDVNKKFSVRYFLNLVLVDEEDRRYFKQQEIILWRKAPEKLRKQRTNFHQRFESPESQASAEQPEM